AAGGTTTGTTATCTCTGGTTTCCTGAGTTCAGCACGCTTTTTATGTTCGTCTTTGTCGGAACAGATTACCTCAATGTTCACAAAATCACTGTTGCTCGATCTTGCAACATCTTCCCATTCATCCCTTGTTAAATTGACAGGATTACATGAGTCCGCAATAACATTAATATTAAGTTTTAAATTATCTTCAACAATCCTGTATGACAGCCTGTAGCCCTCTCCTTGAACATCGATTTTACACAAATCTCTTAACCCCTGCTCTATTGTGTCAATTCGTAAATATGCGGCTTTAAGTTTTCTTGCCAGAAACTTCGCAAGGGTAGATTTTCCTGAAGCGGGGAGCCCGGAGAATATGAAAAGAGTTGGTTTGTTGGGAGTATTC
This genomic interval from Fibrobacter sp. contains the following:
- a CDS encoding AAA family ATPase, which translates into the protein MNTPNKPTLFIFSGLPASGKSTLAKFLARKLKAAYLRIDTIEQGLRDLCKIDVQGEGYRLSYRIVEDNLKLNINVIADSCNPVNLTRDEWEDVARSSNSDFVNIEVICSDKDEHKKRAELRKPEITNLKLPGWEDIENREYHIWRKDRIIIDTAGKSIQECEIELKQKICEYTLKKSGK